A portion of the Micromonospora tarapacensis genome contains these proteins:
- a CDS encoding MogA/MoaB family molybdenum cofactor biosynthesis protein — MIRARVVVASNRAAAGVYADTSGPLLVDGLRELGCRVDEPVVVPDGDPVGRAVSAAVADGVDVVLTSGGTGITPTDRTPDVTRALLDYEIPGIAEAIRAHSRDKVPTAALSRGVAGVADRTLVVNLPGSTGGARDGLAVLGPILAHTIDQLRGGDHQATR; from the coding sequence AACCGGGCCGCCGCCGGTGTCTACGCCGACACCAGTGGTCCGCTTCTCGTCGACGGCCTGCGCGAGTTGGGTTGCAGGGTGGACGAACCGGTGGTGGTGCCCGACGGTGACCCGGTCGGGCGGGCGGTGTCGGCGGCCGTGGCGGACGGCGTCGACGTGGTGTTGACCAGCGGTGGCACCGGGATCACCCCCACCGACCGCACACCCGACGTGACCCGGGCCCTGCTCGACTACGAGATCCCCGGCATCGCCGAGGCCATCCGCGCGCACAGCCGTGACAAGGTGCCCACCGCGGCGCTGTCCCGGGGCGTGGCCGGCGTGGCCGACCGCACGTTGGTGGTGAATCTCCCCGGCTCGACCGGCGGAGCCCGCGACGGCCTTGCCGTGCTGGGGCCGATTCTCGCGCACACGATCGACCAGTTGCGCGGCGGCGACCATCAGGCAACCCGATAG